In the genome of Lathyrus oleraceus cultivar Zhongwan6 chromosome 4, CAAS_Psat_ZW6_1.0, whole genome shotgun sequence, the window GCTTGCTAATAAGCTGGAGGAGCCGCAGCACGTTGTTGAACTGTAGTTGGTCGATAAACTGGAGGCGCTTGATAAGCCTGAGCAGGCTGTTGATTGAATGCAGGCGTCACAGCAGCCACGTATGGTTGCGGAGCATACTGGACGGGATACATGGGTTGTTGATAGGGAATTGGTTGTTGAACATACTGCTGAGGTGGATATTATTGTGGTCTCCTTCTTGGAGGAGCTCTTCCTTGACCATTAGTCACAACATTcgtttccccttccttctttctaggAAACCCTCCAGAGAACTTCTTTGGATTAGCACTTGAAGTTCCAGCTACAACCGCCAGTTTTCCGTTCCTTACACCATATTCCACGCGAGCTCCTATAGCAACCAGCTCGGAGAATCCCAAAGAAGcacttccaaccatcttctcGTAGAACTGGGGTTGGATAGTGTCAATAAACAGTTCAGCCAATTCCTTCTCAGCAAGAGGTGGTTCAACCTGAGAAGCCAGTTCCCTCCATatttgagcgtattctttaaagGACTCCTTATCATGCTGGAACATGCTTTGCAACTGTcttctgtcaggcgccatgtccatattgtatTTGTAATGTTTTATGAACGCATCTGACAGGTCTTGGAAACACCTGATCCTGTTCTGATCCAGACTCAAATACCACTTGGAAGGAGCCCCACTCAAGCTATCCTGAAAGCAGTGGATCATCAGCTTGTCGTCCTCCACATGCGCAGCCATTTTGCGgtaatacatgatgagatggctTTTTGGACAAGTATGCCCCTTGTATTTGTCGAAGTCTGGAGTTTTGAATTTGGCTGGAATCACCAACTCGGACACCAGACACATTTCTTTGGCAGCCGATCCAAAGACGTGGTCTCCTTCTAGATCTCGGAACTTCTTCTCAAGGAGCTGCATGTTCTCCTTTACCTCCCTGAAGTCCTCAAACCTTACTTCGTCACCATCAACAGTTGAGTCAACAGTCTGATACATGTggttttgatcttcataatgAGGAACATGCCTAGCATAGGCGGCTGGTGGAACCACAGTATGGATGACTGGACGTGCGTCGGTGTAAACTGGTAATGGCACAGCTTGTTGGACAGATTGCCCCATTTCGTGCACCACCTCCGCTCGGGGGACGAAACCATATGGTAGCCCATATGGAGGAAGGGTTGAGGGTAACGTCCTCTGAGGTGGGACTTCCACTGCTGGGCCCGTGGTCTCTGAAATAACGGTCGCTTGTGGAACCTCAAACCTGAAGGTTAAAGCTTGCAGCATCTCTCGCATCTGGGACATGCCTCCTTTGATTTCGTCTAGTTCGGCTCTAACTCGGGCGCTCTCTTGTTCTTGTTCAGCCATTCTCTGTCTTGCTCTGGCGCGAGTATTATACTGGTGTTGAAAACTCAGCGTGAAACTGGTGGAAGAAAGGGCGGAGTGAGActctttttttttgttgaaaatgtatgaatgcatttgtttgcaaaactcttggttagtttcaaCCATTCATTTCAGAAATACCACAATACTTGTTCGCAAATATTTAAAGTAATAAGGAAATGAAACACAATAAAAATGAATCTCAAAAGCGATTTTTCATTAATCTCATATCcaagttcaaatacaaacaacgTGCTCATGGCTTATGGGCTTTCCGAACCGTAGCAAGGTCGGTAGTCAGCCCTTCTAGCATTGGcttacaaaacttaatgaaattaaagacttgatgcagggtgttctctggacacatgcaccaatcagcttCTTGCAGCTTCTCAGGTAGCTCTCGCATGATGGAACTCGCAAATCCAGACAGCTTCAGAAATTTGCCCTTCCACTCAGTGTAAAGCCCTTGGAGATCTTGGATAATACGCACGTCTTCAGCCTTGGTCACctctatgtccctatagaggtttctccaatatctGCACTCACCTAGCGACACCATATAGGCAGCATCCTGATCCCCACCTTCAAGTGCTTGGATTCTAGCGTCGGCTCGATCAAAATGATGTTTCAACCGTGTGCAAACTCTTTCTGACTCTTCAGTCTTCAGCTTCTCGCATTCCAGAGTATCCTTGTATTTCTGAATGGTATTCTCCAGTTCACGAGTACGAATCTCAGAAATCAACCGTGCTTCTCTTTTCATCTCAAGGGTCAGTTCCAGAGTCTTGTTGAGTTTTTGAATCCGGAGTAAAGCTCTATCCAACTCCTCTTCCTTTGATTTGAACACCGATTTAGTGTTATAGAGCGCTTGTCCAAACTTCTCCCTCCTTGCTTCAGACTCCCTAGCTCTTTTGTTGGAGACTTCAAGCTCTTTGTCCTTCTTTTGTTGATCGTCTTTCAAGTTCCCATTCTCTATCGAGACTCGGCCAagcttgattctcaaatcagcattttccaactccaactccttgatacgggcattgagcttctctacatcttcaggtaatatgggTTCTGGCTCCGGAACCAATGGATATATAGAAGGATCAAATGGATAAGGGAGTTTAATCATCTGAACCCTCTCTCTAACCCAACAAGTGTAAGGCTCTTGGGCAATGACATTTCTCTTACCCAACTCCTTACCTTTCCTGATAACTGCTTGCCAAGACCTCTTGATCTTTTTCACCATGGGATGATCCGCTTCAACACCATGTAAGATGAAAGGCTCTAGAGCTTCAGCTTTTGGAGGGCCATTCATAGGGTACCCATGCTGCCTTAGAGATAACAtagggttatagttgatgcaacccttggttcctatcaacggcacattggggaagtctctaatgctgacaatcacattctcggtttcccaatccctgatataccacttaacatgactggaggtgagggaagctaacttctggaagggcttgagttccttcgagacaaaaggaccttcttcgggCATATGGGATCTAAACCAAGCATGCAACAACTGTGCACATCATAAGACGattcctcccttcttctcatgacgatcatggagagtgtagtagagatctgacaagaggaacggtacagggttaccagagaggaaaattctcaccgccaggtggtccaca includes:
- the LOC127137661 gene encoding uncharacterized protein LOC127137661, whose product is MAEQEQESARVRAELDEIKGGMSQMREMLQALTFRFEVPQATVISETTGPAVEVPPQRTLPSTLPPYGLPYGFVPRAEVVHEMGQSVQQAVPLPVYTDARPVIHTVVPPAAYARHVPHYEDQNHMYQTVDSTVDGDEVRFEDFREVKENMQLLEKKFRDLEGDHVFGSAAKEMCLVSELVIPAKFKTPDFDKYKGHTCPKSHLIMYYRKMAAHVEDDKLMIHCFQDSLSGAPSKWYLSLDQNRIRCFQDLSDAFIKHYKYNMDMAPDRRQLQSMFQHDKESFKEYAQIWRELASQVEPPLAEKELAELFIDTIQPQFYEKMVGSASLGFSELVAIGARVEYGVRNGKLAVVAGTSSANPKKFSGGFPRKKEGETNVVTNGQGRAPPRRRPQ